Proteins encoded in a region of the Candidatus Cloacimonadota bacterium genome:
- a CDS encoding YggS family pyridoxal phosphate-dependent enzyme → MSFISENVKKILGEIPEGVEVVAAAKTRNAEEILEAVEAGITKIGENYVQEAAAVHEKVGNKAQWHFIGHLQSNKVVQVIPICDMIETVDSVKLARKIDKYARLISKIMPILIEVNSGRESQKNGVMPEDVEQLIREIEQLPNIKVMGLMTMGPFTGDPEDARPYFVETKRIFEHIKALNIPHIEMKYLSMGMSNSYEIAIEEGANIIRIGTKLFGPRACKYE, encoded by the coding sequence ATGAGTTTTATTAGTGAAAATGTAAAAAAAATACTCGGAGAAATCCCAGAAGGTGTCGAGGTGGTTGCTGCCGCAAAAACGCGGAATGCTGAAGAAATCCTCGAAGCAGTTGAAGCAGGGATAACAAAGATCGGGGAAAATTATGTGCAGGAAGCTGCTGCGGTTCATGAAAAAGTCGGGAATAAAGCACAATGGCATTTTATTGGACATCTGCAAAGTAACAAAGTTGTACAGGTTATCCCGATATGTGATATGATAGAAACCGTCGATTCTGTGAAACTCGCACGAAAAATCGATAAGTATGCAAGATTGATCAGCAAGATCATGCCGATACTTATCGAGGTGAACAGTGGACGGGAATCTCAGAAGAACGGTGTTATGCCGGAAGATGTTGAGCAGCTCATTCGAGAAATCGAACAATTACCAAACATAAAAGTCATGGGACTTATGACCATGGGACCTTTTACCGGTGATCCTGAAGATGCACGTCCCTATTTCGTGGAAACAAAGCGTATTTTTGAACATATCAAAGCACTTAATATCCCACATATTGAAATGAAATACCTTTCGATGGGTATGAGTAATTCCTATGAAATTGCCATCGAAGAAGGGGCTAATATTATTAGGATCGGCACAAAATTATTTGGACCACGAGCGTGTAAGTATGAATAA